A window of the Brassica napus cultivar Da-Ae chromosome C5, Da-Ae, whole genome shotgun sequence genome harbors these coding sequences:
- the LOC106402025 gene encoding probable galacturonosyltransferase-like 8, with the protein MLSNAVVLAAVLCLIVLSPFAAGIRTGPGRITTNGDGGRNEFSKLGPFMEAPEYRNGKECASSSANRESFDPSLVHIAMTLDSEYLRGSLAAVHSVLRHASCPENVFFHFIAAEFDSANPRVLSQLVRSTFPSLSFKVYIFREDTVINLISTSIRQALENPLNYARNYLGDILDRSVDRVIYLDSDVIVVDDITKLWNTTLTGTRVIGAPEYCQANFTQYFTSNFWSDPALPGQISGRTPCYFNTGVMVMDMVRWREGNYREKLEKWMQLQKKKRIYDLGSLPPFLLVFGGNVEAIDHRWNQHGLGGDNLRGSCRSLHPGPVSLLHWSGKGKPWVRLDEKRGCPLDHLWEPYDLYNKHKIERAKDQSLVGFASLSELADDSSFL; encoded by the coding sequence atGCTGTCAAACGCCGTCGTTTTAGCGGCGGTCTTGTGTTTGATTGTTCTCTCACCGTTTGCCGCCGGAATACGGACTGGTCCGGGGAGGATCACGACCAACGGAGACGGCGGAagaaatgagtttagtaaactTGGTCCGTTCATGGAGGCTCCGGAGTACAGAAATGGCAAGGAGTGCGCGTCGTCGTCAGCTAACAGAGAGAGCTTCGATCCCTCTCTCGTCCACATTGCCATGACTCTGGACTCAGAGTACCTCCGCGGCTCACTCGCCGCAGTCCACTCCGTTCTCCGCCACGCGTCGTGTCCCGAGAACGTCTTCTTCCACTTCATCGCGGCGGAGTTCGACTCGGCGAACCCGCGCGTGCTGAGTCAACTCGTCCGGTCGACCTTCCCGTCGCTGAGCTTCAAAGTCTACATTTTCCGGGAAGACACGGTGATCAACCTGATATCGACTTCGATCAGACAGGCTCTCGAGAATCCGTTGAACTACGCTCGGAACTACCTCGGAGACATTCTCGACCGGAGCGTTGACCGAGTCATCTACCTCGACTCGGACGTGATCGTTGTCGACGACATCACCAAGCTCTGGAACACGACGTTGACCGGGACACGTGTCATCGGGGCTCCGGAGTATTGCCAAGCGAACTTCACGCAGTACTTCACTTCCAACTTCTGGTCGGACCCGGCTTTACCGGGTCAAATCTCGGGTCGGACGCCTTGCTATTTCAACACGGGAGTGATGGTGATGGATATGGTTAGATGGAGAGAAGGGAACTACAGGGAGAAGCTAGAGAAATGGATGCAGTTgcagaagaaaaagagaatcTACGATTTGGGTTCTTTGCCGCCGTTTCTGCTTGTGTTCGGAGGGAATGTGGAGGCTATTGATCATAGGTGGAACCAGCATGGGCTAGGAGGAGACAACCTACGAGGAAGCTGTCGGTCCTTACATCCTGGTCCTGTGAGTTTACTGCATTGGAGTGGTAAAGGGAAGCCATGGGTGAGACTTGATGAGAAGAGAGGTTGTCCGTTGGATCATCTTTGGGAGCCATATGATCTGTATAACAAACATAAGATTGAGAGAGCTAAAGATCAGTCTCTGGTCGGGTTTGCTTCTTTGTCAGAGTTGGCTGATGATTCAAGCTTTTTGTGA
- the LOC111206181 gene encoding uncharacterized protein LOC111206181 translates to MVEVGVGNDAWDALKKSSVGDFPRLYELDFIWSAKVVHYLLTHQLLVLGRCKNWSLEKRIMVGRLCILHIAIFGIAPTRRIPLECAKRVLDFEAFERYPWGRVACKSLIHSIKCVSYDAKKSYTMEGFVYVLLIWGYEAVTGLGEQYGNKIVGAEVPLLSWAGSRKRFVSDDFIRQEKIKHEDKVRVRHFFSHVDENLVPKWDGELEDENVNHLIRDILDDCVNRKAWDLVETSVTKRTKRKESIPMNVSEDSANKDKKAKPMEDGRYNADGNDTPSTAMLTMLKTLTEKVDNMNTNMATKLMAGLDAAIGTKVDVIIGPLIEKVAILEMEMRKMKGKMVPEETKEAANSNVNINEEVTSDAMSWMVEIKSTSQDGIPARHVVKKVTKTCKKGGDMGLDKNNLFENKVFKTKIQVPHLLDTASEETWSDTKQREKIRKVSDGLDAIAAAARKFNKPTSSTPQPKRQTKLASSQLFPFIGNSTVKRIITGVIPSVSAYDPFAVVEDTKIRNLLHFLLDDEYASFSFLLLNNGGTGQNL, encoded by the exons ATGGTGGAAGTAGGAGTAGGAAACGACGCATGGGATGCACTGAAGAAGTCATCAGTTGGAGATTTTCCTAGACTTTACGAGCTTGATTTCATATGGTCTGCAAAGGTTGTTCATTACCTCTTAACGCATCAGCTG TTGGTATTGGGAAGATGCAAGAACTGGAGTCTTGAGAAAAGGATTATGGTAGGACGGTTGTGTATTTTGCATATCGCAATATTTGGCATAGCTCCTACACGTCGGATCCCGTTGGAGTGTGCAAAGCGAGTACTTGATTTTGAAGCTTTCGAGAGATATCCATGGGGTCGAGTTGCATGTAAGAGTTTGATACACTCCATTAAGTGTGTCAGTTATGACGCAAAGAAATCATATACAATGGAAGGATTTGTGTATGTGCTACTCATATGGGGATATGAGGCTGTTACTGGCCTAGGAGAGCAGTACGGAAACAAAATTGTTGGGGCAGAAGTTCCTCTCCTTTCATGGGCTGGATCAAGAAAACGGTTCGTGTCTGACGACTTCATTAGACAAGAAAAAATCAAACACGAAGATAAG GTTCGTGTACGGCATTTCTTTTCACACGTTGACGAGAATTTAGTCCCTAAATGGGATGGTGAGCTTGAAGATGAAAATGTGAACCACTTGATCCGTGATATACTTGATGACTGTGTCAATCGTAAAGCATGGGATTTAGTTGAAACTTCTGTTACGAAGAGGACTAAGCGTAAAGAATCTATCCCCATGAATGTTTCAGAGGATTCAGCAAACAAGGATAAGAAGGCTAAACCTATGGAAGATGGTCGGTATAAT GCTGACGGTAATGATACGCCAAGCACTGCGATGTTGACCATGTTGAAGACTCTGACCGAAAAAGTAGACAACATGAACACCAATATGGCTACTAAATTAATGGCTGGTTTGGATGCAGCAATTGGTACGAAGGTTGATGTCATAATTGGTCCCTTAATTGAGAAAGTCGCCATCTTGGAGATGGAAATGCGAAAGATGAAAGGAAAAATGGTAcctgaagaaacaaaagaagctGCCAACTCCAATGTGAATATCAATGAGGAAGTGACAAGTGATGCTATG tcTTGGATGGTGGAGATTAAATCCACGTCTCAGGATGGTATACCAGCTCGACATGTTGTTAAGAAAGTGACGAAGACATGCAAAAAAGGTGGAGATATGGGACTTGATAAGAATAATTTGTTTGAGAATAAGGTTTTCAAAACCAAGATACAAGTCCCACATCTACTCGATACTGCCTCTGAGGAAACATGGTCTGATACAAAGCAGCGtgaaaaaattagaaaagttAGTGATGGCTTAGATGCAATTGCAGCAGCAGCTAGAAAGTTTAATAAGCCTACATCTTCCACGCCTCAGCCGAAGCGCCAAACAAAGTTAGCATCGTCTCAGTTATTTCCATTCATAGGAAATTCTACCGTCAAGCGCATCATCACAGGTGTAATACCATCTGT
- the LOC106401484 gene encoding protein WVD2-like 7 isoform X1, whose product MGDMQVGVANIDDKGFYGMMEDKPGASSNPTLQVSVSFGRFENDSLSWEKFSAFSPNKYLEEVGKCATPGSVAQKKAYFEAHYKKIAERKAEIMDQEKLMDDKKASFRSVVTDQWSMGGEVGGSVTESVVDTEEDKHVTDIAAEVKELSVNVETIIVKECQSSVDEVKEGVKNSLDSPRLEKPEEEVLLMDEKEETEVRENVDTTANTNETPMKEMEKEKTQKLIKKGGNVGINRTRNSPKPDQVKTKPATNKIVTSKKTPPSKEIKNMVKPTKKPAAPVSKAPPGFSTPRVYKPASKVTSLSTSQSSVKKEKPSSLLRNKQTAPKSLHMSMSLGPSSASDPSALTSTRKSLIMERMGDKDIVKRAFKSFQKSYDLGASVDEQKPALKQNPAKTTSIPSVATRHKENGRPAKASGMEKRSSTSGHDYSASRGLKSNVTVEKQQKELSNSGARPVDKTRLQKNPKQGGVVDAKTKRESLNPKAKPVRILPKVSSEKML is encoded by the exons ATGGGGGATATGCAAGTTGGTGTTGCCAATATTGACGATAAG GGCTTTTATGGCATGATGGAGGATAAACCGGGGGCTTCATCGAACCCAACTCTGCAAGTGTCGGTTTCATTTGGAAGGTTTGAGAATGATTCACTTTCATGGGAGAAGTTCTCTGCTTTCTCTCCGAACAAGTACTTGGAGGAAGTTGGAAAGTGTGCTACTCCAGGTTCCGTAGCTCAAAAGAAGGCTTATTTTGAAGCTCATTACAAGAAGATCGCCGAGAGGAAAGCTGAGATCATGGATCAGGAGAAACTAATGGACGACAAGAAGGCTTCTTTTAGATCGGTCGTTACAGATCAATGGAGTATGGGAGGCGAAGTTGGCGGGTCGGTGACAGAGTCTGTGGTTGATACTGAAGAAGATAAGCATGTGACTGACATTGCTGCTGAAGTGAAGGAGCTGAGTGTTAATGTAGAAACTATCATTGTCAAGGAATGTCAAAGCTCGGTTGATGAGGTGAAAGAAGGAGTCAAGAACAGTCTGGATAGTCCAAGATTGGAGAAACCAGAAGAGGAGGTTTTACTAATGGATGAGAAAGAAGAGACAGAGGTGAGAGAGAACGTTGATACTACTGCCAATACGAATGAAACTCCAATGAAGGAGATGGAGAAAGAGAAAACTCAAAAACTAATCAAGAAGGGTGGAAACGTGGGGATCAACCGTACAAGAAATTCTCCCAAG CCTGATCAGGTGAAGACAAAACCGGCAACTAACAAGATTGTAACAAGTAAGAAAACTCCACCAAGCAAGGAGATCAAGAACATGGTGAAACCAACCaagaaaccagcagcacctgtCTCAAAAGCTCCACCAGGGTTTTCAACTCCAAGAGTGTACAAGCCAGCTTCAAAAGTCACTTCATTGTCTACTTCCCAGTCTTctgtgaagaaggagaagcccTCGTCTCTACTGAGAAACAAACAAACCGCTCCAAAGTCATTGCATATGTCTATGAGTCTTGGTCCATCATCTGCCTCTGATCCTAGTGCTCTTACAAGCACTAGAAAATCGTTGATCATGGAGCGTATGGGAGATAAAGACATTGTGAAACGGGCGTTTAAGTCATTTCAAAAGAGTTATGACCTTGGAGCATCTGTGGATGAGCAAAAGCCAGCTCTAAAACAG AATCCTGCAAAGACAACAAGTATTCCATCAGTGGCTACACGGCATAAGGAAAACGGCAG gCCTGCAAAAGCAAGTGGCATGGAAAAGAGAAGCAGTACTAGCGGTCATGATTATTCTGCATCTCGTGGGTTGAAAAGCAATGTGACAGTTGAGAAACAACAAAAAGAG CTTTCCAATTCTGGTGCAAGACCTGTAGACAAGACACGCTTGCAGAAGAACCCAAAG CAGGGTGGAGTAGTTGATGCCAAGACAAAGAGGGAGTCTCTGAATCCGAAAGCAAAACCAGTACGTATCTTGCCAAAAGTCTCTTCAGAAAAGATGTTATGA
- the LOC125587109 gene encoding uncharacterized protein LOC125587109 encodes MVSLISNGMMLKVLPPVGLYVPLWPWILWNLWKARNKLCFENRTFSAMEIIQKSIADAKEWQQAQDHTAIPPNEPVALPSRSSTIRTPTALPTTVICNVDGAWDARTKNCGVGGVFSGWYPRKKIDPICDSRRLVSSALMAEALAIRSAVMYSASLNIKSLMILSDSLTLVKLLKERGSLPALFGILFDIYHFSSSFDVVSFSFVPRLSNGLADSVAKSALSLLNSNPSNGV; translated from the coding sequence ATGGTTTCCCTAATCTCAAATGGGATGATGCTAAAGGTTCTTCCCCCGGTCGGACTGTATGTACCTCTGTGGCCGTGGATCCTATGGAACCTGTGGAAGGCCAGGAACAAGCTCTGTTTCGAGAACAGGACATTTTCCGCTATGGAAATCATTCAGAAGTCTATTGCAGACGCTAAGGAATGGCAACAAGCTCAAGATCATACTGCTATCCCGCCTAATGAACCAGTTGCACTTCCTTCTCGATCCAGTACGATCAGAACCCCTACTGCACTGCCAACCACTGTAATCTGTAACGTTGATGGCGCCTGGGATGCGCGTACAAAGAACTGTGGTGTGGGAGGAGTCTTCTCTGGTTGGTACCCGCGAAAGAAGATAGACCCGATATGCGATTCCCGCAGACTTGTTTCGTCGGCGTTAATGGCTGAGGCCCTCGCCATCCGTTCGGCGGTTATGTATTCCGCCTCGTTGAACATCAAATCCCTGATGATACTGTCAGACTCTCTTACCTTGGTGAAATTGCTGAAGGAAAGAGGATCATTGCCAGCTTTGTTCGGAATTTTGTTCGACATCTATCACTTTAGTTCTTCTTTTGATGTAGTCTCCTTTTCGTTTGTTCCACGTTTAAGTAATGGGCTGGCTGACTCTGTTGCAAAGTCAGCCTTGTCATTGCTGAACTCAAACCCCTCTAATGGGGTGTAA
- the LOC106401484 gene encoding protein WVD2-like 7 isoform X2: protein MGDMQVGVANIDDKGFYGMMEDKPGASSNPTLQVSVSFGRFENDSLSWEKFSAFSPNKYLEEVGKCATPGSVAQKKAYFEAHYKKIAERKAEIMDQEKLMDDKKASFRSVVTDQWSMGGEVGGSVTESVVDTEEDKHVTDIAAEVKELSVNVETIIVKECQSSVDEVKEGVKNSLDSPRLEKPEEEVLLMDEKEETEVRENVDTTANTNETPMKEMEKEKTQKLIKKGGNVGINRTRNSPKPDQVKTKPATNKIVTSKKTPPSKEIKNMVKPTKKPAAPVSKAPPGFSTPRVYKPASKVTSLSTSQSSVKKEKPSSLLRNKQTAPKSLHMSMSLGPSSASDPSALTSTRKSLIMERMGDKDIVKRAFKSFQKSYDLGASVDEQKPALKQNPAKTTSIPSVATRHKENGRPAKASGMEKRSSTSGHDYSASRGLKSNVTVEKQQKELSNSGARPVDKTRLQKNPKGGVVDAKTKRESLNPKAKPVRILPKVSSEKML from the exons ATGGGGGATATGCAAGTTGGTGTTGCCAATATTGACGATAAG GGCTTTTATGGCATGATGGAGGATAAACCGGGGGCTTCATCGAACCCAACTCTGCAAGTGTCGGTTTCATTTGGAAGGTTTGAGAATGATTCACTTTCATGGGAGAAGTTCTCTGCTTTCTCTCCGAACAAGTACTTGGAGGAAGTTGGAAAGTGTGCTACTCCAGGTTCCGTAGCTCAAAAGAAGGCTTATTTTGAAGCTCATTACAAGAAGATCGCCGAGAGGAAAGCTGAGATCATGGATCAGGAGAAACTAATGGACGACAAGAAGGCTTCTTTTAGATCGGTCGTTACAGATCAATGGAGTATGGGAGGCGAAGTTGGCGGGTCGGTGACAGAGTCTGTGGTTGATACTGAAGAAGATAAGCATGTGACTGACATTGCTGCTGAAGTGAAGGAGCTGAGTGTTAATGTAGAAACTATCATTGTCAAGGAATGTCAAAGCTCGGTTGATGAGGTGAAAGAAGGAGTCAAGAACAGTCTGGATAGTCCAAGATTGGAGAAACCAGAAGAGGAGGTTTTACTAATGGATGAGAAAGAAGAGACAGAGGTGAGAGAGAACGTTGATACTACTGCCAATACGAATGAAACTCCAATGAAGGAGATGGAGAAAGAGAAAACTCAAAAACTAATCAAGAAGGGTGGAAACGTGGGGATCAACCGTACAAGAAATTCTCCCAAG CCTGATCAGGTGAAGACAAAACCGGCAACTAACAAGATTGTAACAAGTAAGAAAACTCCACCAAGCAAGGAGATCAAGAACATGGTGAAACCAACCaagaaaccagcagcacctgtCTCAAAAGCTCCACCAGGGTTTTCAACTCCAAGAGTGTACAAGCCAGCTTCAAAAGTCACTTCATTGTCTACTTCCCAGTCTTctgtgaagaaggagaagcccTCGTCTCTACTGAGAAACAAACAAACCGCTCCAAAGTCATTGCATATGTCTATGAGTCTTGGTCCATCATCTGCCTCTGATCCTAGTGCTCTTACAAGCACTAGAAAATCGTTGATCATGGAGCGTATGGGAGATAAAGACATTGTGAAACGGGCGTTTAAGTCATTTCAAAAGAGTTATGACCTTGGAGCATCTGTGGATGAGCAAAAGCCAGCTCTAAAACAG AATCCTGCAAAGACAACAAGTATTCCATCAGTGGCTACACGGCATAAGGAAAACGGCAG gCCTGCAAAAGCAAGTGGCATGGAAAAGAGAAGCAGTACTAGCGGTCATGATTATTCTGCATCTCGTGGGTTGAAAAGCAATGTGACAGTTGAGAAACAACAAAAAGAG CTTTCCAATTCTGGTGCAAGACCTGTAGACAAGACACGCTTGCAGAAGAACCCAAAG GGTGGAGTAGTTGATGCCAAGACAAAGAGGGAGTCTCTGAATCCGAAAGCAAAACCAGTACGTATCTTGCCAAAAGTCTCTTCAGAAAAGATGTTATGA